TTTCGAATTTGCACGCAGATGATGCGTGGACGATGCGCCGAAAGAGGAACCGACTTGGCTGAATTCCCACAATCCGGAGCGAACATCAAAGTTGCCGGTACCGGCGGCGGTGGTGTCAACGCTGTGCAGAGGATGATCGACGTCGGGCTGCGAGGCGTGGAATTCATCGCAATCAATACGGACGCCCAGGCCCTCGTGCTTTCGGACGCAGATGTGAAGCTCGAAATCGGACGCGACCAGACCCGTGGACTCGGAGCCGGCGCCGACCCCGAGATCGGACGCAAGGCCGCGGATTCCAGCGAGGAAGCCATTCGCGATGCGCTCGAAGATTCGGACATGGTCTTCGTCACCGCGGGTGAGGGCGGTGGCACAGGCACCGGTGCAGCCCCGGTCGTCGCCCGCATCGCACGATCGTTGGGAGCCCTGACCATCGGGGTGGTCACCCGCCCATTCACCTTCGAGGGACGCCGCCGGTCCGCGCAGGCCGAAGCCGGCATCGCCGCCCTGCGCGAAGAGGTCGACACCCTCATCGTCATCCCCAATGACCGTCTGCTCTCCATCTCCGATCGCAGCGTCTCCGTCGTCGACGCATTCCGCTCGGCCGATGAAGTGCTCCGCTCGGGTGTCCAGGGCATCACGGACCTCATCTCCGTTCCGGGGCTGATCAACCTCGACTTCGCCGACGTCAAATCCGTGATGCAGGATGCCGGCACGGCGCTGATGGGAATCGGAGCGGCCACCGGGGACGATCGCGCAGTCCAGGCCGCGGAATCCGCCATCGCCTCGCCTCTGCTCGAAGCCAGCATCGACGGTGCGCACGGAGTGCTGTTCTGCATCAAGGGCGGTGCCGACCTCGGTCTGTTCGAGGTCAACGAGGCGGCCCGGCTGGTCCAGGAGGCGGCCCACCCGGAGGCGAACATCATCTTCGGCGCGGTCATCGACGACAACATCGGCGACGAATGCCAGATCACTGTCATCGCCGCCGGTTTCGACAACTCCATGTCCGGACAGGAGTCAACGGCCGGCGAGGCGGTTCCGGCGCCGTTGCCCACGACTCCGAACACCACCGAAGCCGAACCCGCCCCCGTCTCGGCGGAGTCCGAGCCAGAAGTCGAAGCCGAGCCCGAGACCCACAGCGAAGAGCACCAGGTCCCGAGCTCCCTGCCCAACGAACGCAGCAGCTCGAGCCTCGACAACGACCTCGACATCCCGGATTTCCTCAAATAAGATGCTGCACTCGAGATTCGTCGTCCCCGGAAGGCTCAACGCCCACGTGGCGTTCACCGACCGGCACGGCGGCTACTCGAGAGGCGACCTGTCCTCGTTCAACCTCGCACGGCATGTCGGCGACGAAGACGAGCTGGTCTCGGCCAACCGCGCCGCATTGGCACAGGTGCTCGGGCTCAGCGGCGAACGGCTGAGCTTCGTCTCCCAGGTCCACGGGACCGATGTTCACGTCATCGATGGTCCTGAACAGCTGCGCGAGACTCCGGCCACAGCCGATGCCCAGGTCACGGTGCGCAGCGGCATCGGCCTGGCCATCATGGTTGCGGACTGCACACCGATCATGCTCGCCGATCCGGAAGCCGGTGTGATCGGTGCGATCCATGCCGGGCGCCCCGGCATGGCAGCCGGGGTCGTTGGTGAAGCGGTTGCGCGCATGCACGGGCTGGGAGCCACGGACATCCACGCTGTCATCGGCCCTTCCGTGTGCCCTCGCTGCTATGAGGTTCCAGCTGCGATGAGGGACGAAGTCGCGGCAGTCGAACCTGTGGCCGCTTCAGTGTCGGTGACCGGAACTCCCGCCCTCGACGTGGCAGGTGCGGTTGCGGAGCAGCTGCGCAGACGAGGCGTGAGCATCGACCATTTCTCACGCACATGCACGAGAGAGTCCGAGGATCTGTTCTCCTATCGGAGACACGGGTCCACAGGAAGATTCGCCGGTGTCGTTTGGCTCCAGGAAGAAAACCCGACGACACACCCATGAGACTGACGCGCCAGGCAGGTCTGTTGAGATAGTTTGGCGGCAGGCGAGGAAGCGCCGAAGGCCGAGGAGAGTAGAAATGTCAGCAATCAAGAAGACGCTGGAATACTTGGGTTTCGTCGAAGAAGAGGACGAGACCGTCGACCGTCGTGATCGTGAGGATCGCCGCGATCGTGAGGTCATCGACACCTATGAGGAGGAGCCTGTCGACGAACACGTCGAAGACGAGGAACGGCCCCCCGCCCAGGTGACGCCGATCCACCCGTCACCGATTCGTCCAGTTGACTCTCCGGCGCCAGGAATCTCCATGAATCGCATCAAGACCATCCACCCCCGCAGCTACAATGACGCCATGGTCATCGGTGCCGCGTTCCGTGAGGGAACCCCAGTGATCATGAATCTCTCCGAAATGGACGAGAACAACTCGAAGCGCCTCGTCGACTTCTCCGCAGGTCTGATCTTCGGTCTGCACGGATCCATCGAGCGCGTCACCAACAAGGTGTTCCTTCTCACGCCCGAGAACATCGAAGTCAGCGGTGAGAACGAATCTGATCCGGACGCCCAGGCGAGCTTCTTCAACCAGAGCTGATCCGCTCGACTTCCCGGGGGCGTTCGCCCGACTTCGGGCCGTTCTCTCGGGAGAACGGGATGGTGGCCCGGAGGGCCGGGTGCTCACTCCCGGAGAATCGGGTTGTCCACCCGCGGCAATCGGGTTGGTCACTCGCGGAATGGGGAGTGTTCTGATCCCATCCTCAGCTCGAGCGTATAAACTGGGGCTGACAGTTAAGCATCAAGGAAAGGCACGAGGAAACACGTGGCCATCATCTTCTACATCCTCGGCACCGCGCTCAGTCTCTACGTCTACGTTCTGCTGGCGCGAGTCGTCCTCGATCTCGTGCAGGTCTTCTCGCGCGACTGGAAGCCCTCAGGATTTCTGCTCGTCCTGGCAGAGATCGTCTACACTCTGACCGATCCGCCTCTGCGACTGCTGCGCAAGGTGATTCCGCCCCTGCGCCTGGGACAGATCTCTCTCGATCTGGGCTTCATCGTGCTCCTGATCGGAATCCAGATCCTCGCATCCGTTCTGTTCAACCTCTCCCGGGTCAGTGTCTGAGCCACGATCGTCGGTTCGCTGCACTGCGTATCAAATCGGTTACACGACTGTTACATACTTCACGATGAATCACCAGCGATGATGCTCAGTTCGCGGAA
The Brevibacterium marinum genome window above contains:
- the ftsZ gene encoding cell division protein FtsZ, which produces MAEFPQSGANIKVAGTGGGGVNAVQRMIDVGLRGVEFIAINTDAQALVLSDADVKLEIGRDQTRGLGAGADPEIGRKAADSSEEAIRDALEDSDMVFVTAGEGGGTGTGAAPVVARIARSLGALTIGVVTRPFTFEGRRRSAQAEAGIAALREEVDTLIVIPNDRLLSISDRSVSVVDAFRSADEVLRSGVQGITDLISVPGLINLDFADVKSVMQDAGTALMGIGAATGDDRAVQAAESAIASPLLEASIDGAHGVLFCIKGGADLGLFEVNEAARLVQEAAHPEANIIFGAVIDDNIGDECQITVIAAGFDNSMSGQESTAGEAVPAPLPTTPNTTEAEPAPVSAESEPEVEAEPETHSEEHQVPSSLPNERSSSSLDNDLDIPDFLK
- the pgeF gene encoding peptidoglycan editing factor PgeF encodes the protein MLHSRFVVPGRLNAHVAFTDRHGGYSRGDLSSFNLARHVGDEDELVSANRAALAQVLGLSGERLSFVSQVHGTDVHVIDGPEQLRETPATADAQVTVRSGIGLAIMVADCTPIMLADPEAGVIGAIHAGRPGMAAGVVGEAVARMHGLGATDIHAVIGPSVCPRCYEVPAAMRDEVAAVEPVAASVSVTGTPALDVAGAVAEQLRRRGVSIDHFSRTCTRESEDLFSYRRHGSTGRFAGVVWLQEENPTTHP
- a CDS encoding cell division protein SepF, which codes for MSAIKKTLEYLGFVEEEDETVDRRDREDRRDREVIDTYEEEPVDEHVEDEERPPAQVTPIHPSPIRPVDSPAPGISMNRIKTIHPRSYNDAMVIGAAFREGTPVIMNLSEMDENNSKRLVDFSAGLIFGLHGSIERVTNKVFLLTPENIEVSGENESDPDAQASFFNQS
- a CDS encoding YggT family protein translates to MAIIFYILGTALSLYVYVLLARVVLDLVQVFSRDWKPSGFLLVLAEIVYTLTDPPLRLLRKVIPPLRLGQISLDLGFIVLLIGIQILASVLFNLSRVSV